A stretch of the Bacteroidota bacterium genome encodes the following:
- the rocF gene encoding arginase — MKNLKFIEVKSEIGAGTRGASMGVDAIKIAALDYGSNMFKQIESIDIKVENQLLFEPPKTPYAKRIGGILSIYERLANQISQTLKKNSFPIVLAGDHSTAGGTIAGIKMAYPKSKLGVIWIDAHADIHSPYTSPSGNMHGMPIAVSLNEDNMASKMNKPDKDTIELWNKLKKVGGIAPKISYNDIVYIGVRDVEPEETYLLKKHKVKTFTTAEVKRNGVEKIARDALAHLSSCNLIYVSFDVDSMDSSISKGTGTPVRNGITEKEAGSLCVRLIQNEKVCCFEICEVNPTLDKENLMAENTFEILQKVVSQLTY, encoded by the coding sequence ATGAAAAATTTAAAGTTTATAGAGGTAAAATCCGAAATCGGGGCCGGAACCCGAGGCGCAAGCATGGGTGTTGATGCAATAAAGATTGCTGCATTGGATTATGGAAGTAATATGTTCAAACAAATTGAATCCATCGACATTAAGGTTGAAAACCAATTGTTGTTTGAGCCACCAAAAACACCTTATGCAAAGCGTATTGGGGGTATTTTATCTATTTATGAGCGTTTGGCGAACCAAATTTCACAAACCCTGAAGAAGAATAGCTTTCCAATTGTATTGGCCGGGGATCACAGCACTGCCGGTGGAACCATTGCCGGAATCAAAATGGCCTACCCTAAAAGCAAGTTGGGTGTCATCTGGATTGATGCCCATGCCGATATTCATAGTCCGTACACTTCCCCATCCGGAAACATGCACGGAATGCCTATTGCTGTTTCGTTGAACGAAGACAACATGGCAAGTAAGATGAATAAACCCGACAAAGACACCATCGAATTGTGGAACAAGTTGAAGAAAGTGGGTGGAATTGCTCCCAAAATTAGCTATAACGATATCGTATATATAGGTGTGAGAGATGTTGAACCGGAAGAAACCTACTTACTTAAAAAGCATAAAGTGAAGACCTTCACCACTGCCGAAGTGAAGCGCAATGGGGTTGAAAAGATTGCCCGTGATGCCCTGGCTCACCTTTCAAGCTGTAACTTAATTTATGTTTCGTTTGATGTAGACAGTATGGATTCTTCCATTTCGAAAGGAACAGGAACTCCCGTTCGTAACGGAATCACGGAGAAGGAAGCAGGAAGTTTATGCGTTCGCTTGATTCAAAATGAGAAAGTATGTTGTTTTGAAATCTGTGAAGTAAACCCTACTCTGGATAAAGAAAACCTAATGGCTGAAAATACATTTGAGATTTTACAAAAGGTTGTGAGTCAGTTGACTTACTAA
- a CDS encoding arginine--tRNA ligase, whose translation MNLEQQLTEKTAEALQSLYGASSDKIAFEQTNTDFTGDLTLVVFNFLKISKKKPEDTAHDLGNYLKANVPEIADFNVVKGFLNLVIADSFWLNYFKTINSKSLIQPVPADAPTVMVEYSSPNTNKPLHLGHVRNILLGYSVSKILSAAGNKVHKTNVVNDRGIHICKSMLAWKKFGNGETPQSSGMKGDHLVGKYYVEFDKNYKLEVESLKSQGISEEDAKKNAPLMLEAQAMLLKWEANDTEVRDLWKMMNGWVYDGFAQSYKRLGVDFDSTYYESNTYLLGKEIIDTGLEKGVFKTRPDKSIYIDLSADGLDEKTLLRSDGTSVYMTQDLGTALQRQQAVNFEKMIYTVGNEQDYHFKVLFLILKKLGYAWSNGLYHLSYGMVELPEGKMKSREGTVVDADDLMQEMIDTATKTTKELGKVEGLSEAEANQLYDTIGMGALKYFMLKIDPKKKMLFNPAESIDFNGNTAPFIQFNYVRIQALLRKAREGWDFEHLDVFTHNIALLPKEKALIIKLHSFDAVLKQAANELSPAVIANYTYDLAKEFSQYYHDTPILKEEQKDLILFRLQLAKTIGIAIKNAMGLLGIEVPERM comes from the coding sequence ATGAATTTAGAACAACAACTTACGGAGAAAACAGCGGAAGCTTTACAATCGCTTTATGGCGCTTCGTCTGATAAAATAGCATTTGAACAAACCAACACTGATTTTACCGGTGACTTAACCTTGGTAGTATTCAACTTTTTGAAAATCTCCAAGAAAAAACCGGAAGATACCGCCCATGATCTTGGCAACTACTTAAAAGCCAATGTTCCCGAAATCGCTGATTTTAACGTAGTAAAAGGTTTTTTGAATCTGGTGATTGCTGATTCGTTTTGGCTAAACTACTTTAAAACCATCAACAGCAAATCGTTGATTCAACCCGTTCCTGCTGATGCACCAACAGTTATGGTGGAATATTCTTCCCCGAATACAAATAAACCGTTGCACTTAGGACATGTCCGCAATATCCTTTTGGGATACTCGGTTTCCAAAATTTTGAGCGCTGCAGGTAACAAAGTACATAAAACAAATGTGGTGAACGACCGCGGGATTCATATTTGCAAGAGTATGTTGGCCTGGAAAAAATTCGGAAACGGAGAAACACCTCAATCGTCTGGCATGAAGGGCGATCACTTGGTTGGGAAATATTATGTGGAGTTTGATAAAAACTACAAATTGGAAGTAGAAAGTCTAAAGTCACAAGGAATAAGTGAGGAAGACGCAAAAAAGAATGCACCCTTAATGCTTGAAGCACAAGCGATGTTGTTAAAATGGGAAGCAAACGATACAGAAGTACGCGACTTGTGGAAAATGATGAATGGCTGGGTATACGATGGTTTTGCACAATCCTACAAAAGATTAGGAGTGGATTTCGACAGCACCTATTATGAAAGCAATACCTACCTTTTGGGGAAGGAAATTATTGATACCGGATTAGAAAAAGGGGTTTTCAAAACACGTCCCGACAAGTCCATCTACATTGATTTGAGTGCTGATGGTTTAGATGAAAAAACTTTGTTGCGTTCGGATGGCACTTCGGTGTATATGACACAAGATTTGGGAACTGCTCTTCAACGTCAGCAAGCGGTGAACTTTGAAAAAATGATTTACACCGTTGGAAACGAACAGGATTATCATTTCAAAGTATTGTTTTTAATCTTAAAAAAATTAGGCTATGCCTGGTCGAATGGCTTATACCATCTTTCATACGGAATGGTGGAATTACCTGAAGGCAAAATGAAATCGCGGGAAGGAACCGTAGTGGATGCAGATGATTTGATGCAGGAGATGATTGATACCGCAACCAAAACAACCAAAGAGTTAGGGAAAGTAGAAGGTTTATCGGAAGCAGAAGCCAACCAATTGTATGATACTATCGGGATGGGAGCATTAAAATACTTCATGCTCAAAATTGATCCGAAAAAGAAAATGTTGTTCAACCCTGCTGAATCAATCGACTTTAATGGAAACACTGCACCTTTCATCCAATTTAACTATGTGAGAATTCAAGCCTTGTTGCGTAAAGCAAGAGAAGGTTGGGATTTTGAACACTTGGATGTGTTTACACACAACATCGCACTTCTACCAAAAGAAAAAGCGCTGATTATCAAATTACATTCGTTTGATGCGGTATTGAAACAAGCAGCCAATGAATTGAGTCCGGCTGTAATTGCAAACTACACTTACGATTTAGCAAAAGAATTCAGTCAGTATTATCACGATACACCTATCTTAAAAGAAGAGCAAAAAGATTTAATTCTATTCCGTTTGCAATTAGCAAAAACAATTGGTATTGCAATTAAAAATGCAATGGGATTGTTAGGAATTGAAGTTCCTGAGCGAATGTAG
- a CDS encoding serine hydrolase, producing the protein MLVAKNGNVIYQKSFGHHTYDTKIKVKNTDLYDIASITKIAASTTSLMKLMDEGKVNLDNPLCYYMPELEGSNKQNINLREMMTHQAGLKDWIPFWMKTVNKDGTYKEGIYNKTPNDVFYKRVANDLYINKNYEDTIYKRIIESPVKDAGKYLYSDLGYYFLKKIIEKETSSALNIYVQNSFYAPLGLTTMGYKPLSRFELNRIVPTEFDAKFRKQQVHGDVHDQGAAMLGGVGGHAGLFSNSNDLAVMMQLFMNYGTYGGKRYIDSTTLFKFTECQYCIDNQNRRAIGFDKPEMNPDKDSPVCKAVSYMSFGHAGFTGTLAWADPQTGIIYIFLSNRVYPDADDNKLAKSGIRGKIHSVIYDAVK; encoded by the coding sequence GTGTTGGTTGCAAAAAATGGAAACGTCATTTATCAAAAATCATTTGGTCATCATACCTACGACACAAAGATAAAAGTTAAGAATACCGATTTGTATGACATTGCATCCATTACCAAAATTGCGGCATCAACAACTTCATTGATGAAGTTAATGGATGAAGGGAAAGTGAATTTGGATAATCCATTGTGTTATTACATGCCTGAACTGGAAGGGAGCAACAAACAAAACATCAATCTTCGCGAGATGATGACTCATCAAGCCGGATTAAAAGATTGGATTCCATTTTGGATGAAAACGGTAAACAAAGATGGAACATACAAGGAAGGTATTTACAACAAAACTCCGAATGATGTTTTTTATAAACGAGTTGCAAATGATTTATACATCAATAAAAATTACGAAGACACGATTTACAAACGCATCATCGAATCACCGGTGAAAGATGCAGGTAAATATTTGTACAGCGATTTGGGGTATTATTTTTTGAAAAAAATCATTGAAAAAGAAACCAGCTCTGCATTGAACATCTACGTTCAAAATTCATTTTATGCGCCTCTGGGATTAACCACAATGGGTTATAAACCTTTATCACGTTTCGAATTAAACAGAATTGTGCCTACAGAATTTGATGCAAAATTCAGAAAGCAACAAGTACATGGCGATGTGCATGATCAAGGTGCAGCGATGTTGGGTGGAGTAGGCGGTCATGCTGGATTGTTTTCCAACTCTAACGACTTAGCAGTGATGATGCAACTGTTTATGAACTATGGAACATATGGAGGGAAGCGCTACATCGACTCAACTACCCTTTTTAAATTTACCGAGTGTCAATATTGCATCGACAATCAAAATCGGAGAGCGATTGGTTTTGATAAACCCGAGATGAACCCCGATAAAGACAGTCCGGTTTGCAAAGCTGTTTCGTATATGAGTTTTGGACATGCCGGATTTACAGGCACATTGGCTTGGGCAGATCCACAAACAGGAATCATTTATATTTTCTTATCCAACAGAGTGTATCCCGATGCAGATGATAACAAACTTGCCAAATCAGGAATCAGAGGGAAAATTCATTCGGTGATTTACGATGCAGTGAAGTAG
- a CDS encoding glycoside hydrolase family 3 C-terminal domain-containing protein, whose product MKNVILAIFSFLILISLSFIPKTTVNKTAVEIQDPPFYLKDTRWADSVFKALSPDERLAQLFMVAAYSNKDNAHVKEIKELVDKYKIGGLIFFQGGPVRQAIQANCYQSCSKVPLLISMDAEWGLAMRLDSTTKFPRQMTLGAIQNDSLIYQMGVEIARQTKRVGMHVNFAPDIDINNNPLNPVIGNRSFGENKMNVTRKALMYMKGMQDNHVLACGKHFPGHGDTDSDSHKTLPTIKSSRERLDTLELYPFKELIKEGLGSMMVAHLSIPSLDTTPNQASTLTKKIVTGLLKDTLGFKGLIFTDALNMKGVSKFYKPGEVELKALLAGNDVLLFAEDVPTAMTEIKKAIERGEITQEEIDKRCMKILLTKQWAGLNHYSKVKLKNLYEDLNTPHAEMINRKLTEASLTLLQNKNDILPLQNLDSSKIASVSLGYKGLSIFQQTLSNYASIKHFGIDKDAKAPAFDSLLAQLKNYNPIIVHINNTNNKPDKAFGLTPQVLEMLKALIKEHNVIVNVAANPYILAKLDSIQFADAVIMSYENSDYSESYSAQLIFGGVGASGKLPVTASSYFKVGMGINTHQVRFKYTIPEALGIDSRKLAKIDSIAMNGIKDKVFRVAKCWLQKMETSFIKNHLVIIPTTQR is encoded by the coding sequence ATGAAAAACGTCATCCTCGCTATATTTTCCTTTCTCATACTCATTTCTCTGAGCTTTATTCCGAAAACAACGGTCAACAAAACTGCTGTTGAAATTCAGGATCCTCCATTTTATTTAAAAGATACACGCTGGGCAGACTCTGTTTTTAAAGCATTGAGTCCGGATGAACGACTTGCACAATTGTTTATGGTTGCTGCCTATTCGAACAAAGACAATGCACATGTGAAAGAGATTAAAGAATTAGTTGATAAATATAAAATTGGTGGATTAATCTTTTTTCAAGGCGGGCCTGTACGTCAAGCCATTCAGGCAAATTGTTACCAGTCGTGTTCCAAAGTTCCTTTGTTGATTTCGATGGATGCCGAATGGGGATTAGCCATGCGCTTAGACAGTACCACAAAATTTCCGCGTCAAATGACATTGGGAGCTATTCAAAACGATTCATTGATTTATCAAATGGGTGTTGAAATTGCTCGCCAAACAAAACGTGTAGGGATGCATGTAAATTTTGCTCCGGACATCGATATCAATAATAATCCGTTAAATCCTGTGATCGGGAATCGTTCGTTTGGTGAAAACAAAATGAATGTTACCCGTAAGGCGTTGATGTATATGAAAGGGATGCAAGACAACCACGTGTTGGCTTGCGGCAAACATTTTCCCGGTCATGGTGATACGGATAGCGATTCGCATAAAACGTTGCCAACCATTAAATCTTCTCGCGAACGCCTGGATACATTGGAATTGTATCCGTTTAAAGAATTAATCAAAGAAGGTTTGGGAAGCATGATGGTGGCGCACTTAAGTATTCCATCGTTGGATACTACACCCAATCAAGCATCTACACTCACAAAAAAGATTGTGACCGGATTATTAAAAGATACACTTGGATTTAAAGGATTGATTTTTACAGATGCCTTAAACATGAAAGGGGTGAGTAAATTCTATAAACCGGGTGAAGTAGAATTGAAAGCCTTGTTGGCGGGAAATGATGTGTTATTGTTCGCAGAAGATGTTCCAACGGCAATGACTGAAATTAAAAAAGCAATCGAACGTGGTGAGATTACTCAGGAAGAGATTGATAAACGTTGCATGAAAATTTTATTGACCAAACAATGGGCAGGATTAAATCATTATTCAAAAGTGAAATTGAAAAATTTGTATGAAGATTTGAATACACCTCATGCAGAAATGATTAATCGTAAATTAACGGAAGCATCATTAACCTTGTTGCAAAATAAAAATGATATTCTTCCTTTACAAAATCTGGATTCCTCCAAAATTGCATCGGTATCACTGGGTTATAAAGGGTTAAGCATTTTTCAACAAACGCTTTCCAACTATGCATCTATTAAACATTTTGGAATTGACAAAGATGCAAAAGCTCCGGCATTTGATTCGTTATTGGCTCAATTGAAAAATTATAATCCAATTATTGTTCACATCAATAACACCAATAATAAACCGGACAAAGCATTTGGTTTAACACCACAAGTATTGGAGATGTTGAAAGCACTTATTAAGGAACATAATGTTATTGTGAATGTAGCTGCTAATCCGTATATCCTTGCAAAGTTAGATAGTATTCAATTTGCTGATGCAGTGATTATGAGTTATGAAAACAGCGATTACAGTGAATCGTATTCGGCTCAATTGATATTTGGTGGAGTAGGAGCAAGTGGAAAATTACCCGTAACTGCGAGTTCTTATTTTAAAGTAGGGATGGGAATCAACACGCATCAAGTGCGTTTCAAATACACCATTCCAGAGGCATTGGGGATTGATTCCCGGAAGCTCGCGAAGATTGATAGCATTGCAATGAATGGCATTAAAGACAAAGTTTTCCGGGTTGCCAAGTGTTGGTTGCAAAAAATGGAAACGTCATTTATCAAAAATCATTTGGTCATCATACCTACGACACAAAGATAA
- the mutL gene encoding DNA mismatch repair endonuclease MutL: MPDIIHLLPDSVANQIAAGEVVQRPASAVKELMENALDAGGTKIKLIVKDAGKTLIQVIDNGCGMSETDARMSFERHATSKIKKADDLFAIRTMGFRGEALASIAAIAQVELKTKRTGEETGVQIDIEGSEVKRQETVNCPEGTSISVKNLFFNVPARRNFLKTDSVELRHIIDEFHRVSIPNPEIAFSLHHNNTEIFHLEAGSLKQRLMGIFGNSYNSRLVPVEENTGIVKIKGFVIKPDFAKKTRGEQFFFLNKRFIKNGYLHHAVQSAFEQLLPSDSFASYFLMLDVDPKSIDINIHPTKTEVKFEDEKAIYAFLRSAVKKSLGQFNISPSLDFDQEAHLYNMPLKPVDGIYKQPTIKVDENYNPFKTEQKETQERELSNKTNWEKLYSRHVDNQLEFEIKKEEETQQTINTDWDNDLHESNKKSTYQLHNKYILTHIKTGFMVIDQQGAHERILYERILEGFEKHKSATQQELFPKTIELNTPDFELVKELQPEIQGMGFDISEFGKNTFVIHGVPADTSAYDSVKLLEGLLENYKQNLLELKSDKRENLARAMARNTAIKSGKALTQEEMQNIIDELFACQMPYSTPSGKPTITTFSSEDLDKRFKK, from the coding sequence ATGCCAGACATTATTCATCTTTTACCCGATTCGGTAGCCAACCAGATTGCTGCAGGGGAAGTGGTTCAACGACCTGCTTCCGCTGTGAAGGAATTGATGGAAAATGCATTGGATGCTGGCGGTACAAAGATTAAGCTGATTGTAAAAGATGCCGGCAAAACACTTATTCAAGTGATTGACAATGGCTGTGGAATGAGTGAAACCGATGCACGCATGAGTTTTGAACGACATGCTACTTCCAAAATAAAAAAAGCAGATGACCTGTTTGCCATTCGTACGATGGGTTTCCGGGGAGAAGCATTGGCATCTATTGCCGCCATTGCTCAAGTAGAACTAAAAACAAAACGTACCGGTGAAGAAACCGGTGTTCAAATTGATATTGAAGGCAGCGAAGTAAAACGACAAGAAACGGTTAATTGCCCCGAAGGAACATCCATCTCTGTTAAAAATTTATTTTTTAATGTTCCTGCTCGCAGAAATTTCTTAAAAACCGATTCCGTAGAATTGCGCCATATCATTGATGAGTTTCATCGTGTGAGCATCCCGAATCCTGAAATTGCATTTAGCCTACATCATAACAATACCGAAATTTTTCATTTAGAAGCCGGCTCTCTGAAACAACGGTTGATGGGCATATTTGGGAATTCGTATAATTCCCGACTTGTTCCAGTGGAAGAAAACACCGGCATTGTTAAAATTAAAGGATTTGTAATCAAACCTGATTTTGCAAAAAAAACGAGAGGCGAACAATTCTTCTTTTTGAATAAACGGTTTATCAAAAACGGTTATTTACATCATGCGGTGCAATCCGCCTTTGAGCAATTGTTACCGAGTGATAGTTTTGCCTCTTATTTCTTAATGCTTGATGTCGATCCTAAATCCATCGATATCAATATTCATCCGACAAAAACGGAAGTAAAATTTGAAGATGAAAAAGCGATTTATGCTTTTTTACGTTCGGCTGTAAAAAAATCATTGGGACAATTTAACATTTCTCCAAGTTTGGATTTCGACCAAGAAGCGCATTTGTACAACATGCCACTTAAGCCGGTTGATGGGATTTACAAACAACCGACCATCAAAGTGGATGAGAACTACAATCCATTTAAAACCGAACAAAAAGAAACCCAAGAACGTGAACTTTCTAATAAAACCAATTGGGAGAAACTTTATAGCAGGCATGTAGACAACCAATTAGAATTTGAGATAAAGAAAGAAGAAGAAACACAACAGACCATTAATACGGATTGGGACAACGATTTACACGAAAGCAATAAAAAATCGACCTACCAATTGCACAACAAATACATTTTAACCCATATCAAAACCGGTTTTATGGTGATTGATCAGCAAGGGGCACACGAACGTATTTTGTATGAGCGCATTTTGGAAGGGTTTGAAAAACATAAGTCGGCCACCCAGCAAGAGCTGTTTCCGAAAACGATTGAATTGAACACCCCGGACTTTGAGTTGGTAAAAGAATTACAGCCAGAAATTCAGGGAATGGGCTTTGATATCAGTGAATTTGGCAAAAACACATTTGTCATCCATGGAGTTCCTGCCGATACGTCAGCATATGATTCGGTAAAATTATTGGAAGGATTATTGGAGAACTACAAACAAAATTTATTGGAATTAAAATCCGACAAACGTGAAAATTTAGCCCGTGCAATGGCAAGAAATACTGCTATCAAATCGGGAAAAGCATTAACACAAGAGGAAATGCAAAACATCATTGATGAGTTGTTTGCTTGTCAAATGCCTTATAGCACGCCAAGCGGAAAACCAACCATCACCACTTTTTCGAGTGAGGATTTGGATAAGCGGTTTAAGAAGTAG
- a CDS encoding rhomboid family intramembrane serine protease — MSYQQYRPNSFRSLPVIVKNLLIINGLFFLATELFKGQNSIDLADYLGLHYFTSELFKPYQFVTYMFMHGGIFHILFNMFALFMFGNVLENLWGPKRFLIFYMVTGIGAALIYLGYQAFEYHQIQVAIQGLLNNTTPEEYLSVVKNHFSDLYDIPENRPIFESFINEWSKNIGNQSFSEKAISDMSQFITFKQNIPMVGASGAIFGILVAFGMLFPNTELMLMFVPIPIKAKYAVVIYAVAELFFGVARFSGDNIAHFAHLGGALFGFILVKYWQKKNKHFY, encoded by the coding sequence ATGTCTTACCAACAATATCGTCCGAATAGTTTTAGATCATTACCAGTGATAGTTAAAAATCTGTTAATTATCAATGGTCTGTTTTTTCTTGCGACAGAATTATTCAAAGGTCAAAACAGTATAGATTTGGCTGATTATTTAGGCTTACACTACTTTACATCTGAATTATTTAAACCCTATCAATTTGTAACCTACATGTTTATGCATGGAGGCATTTTCCATATTTTGTTTAACATGTTTGCATTATTCATGTTTGGTAATGTGTTGGAAAATTTATGGGGACCAAAACGTTTTCTTATTTTTTACATGGTTACCGGTATTGGTGCGGCTTTGATTTACCTCGGTTATCAGGCATTTGAATATCATCAAATTCAAGTCGCCATTCAGGGTCTCTTAAACAATACTACTCCAGAAGAATACCTTTCCGTAGTGAAAAATCATTTTTCCGATTTATATGACATTCCAGAAAATCGACCAATTTTTGAAAGTTTCATAAATGAATGGTCTAAAAATATTGGGAATCAAAGTTTTTCAGAAAAAGCAATAAGTGACATGTCTCAATTTATCACTTTCAAACAAAATATTCCTATGGTTGGTGCATCAGGGGCTATCTTTGGAATTTTAGTTGCATTTGGAATGCTATTTCCAAATACGGAGTTAATGCTAATGTTTGTTCCCATTCCAATAAAAGCAAAATATGCTGTTGTTATATATGCTGTAGCTGAATTGTTTTTTGGTGTTGCTCGATTTTCAGGAGACAACATTGCACATTTCGCGCATTTAGGTGGCGCGTTGTTTGGATTCATTTTAGTGAAATATTGGCAAAAAAAGAACAAGCATTTTTATTAA
- a CDS encoding rhomboid family intramembrane serine protease, whose product MAKKEQAFLLIMANPVFEELKNKIKSGNPITRLIIINIAVFLFFILLQIIYDATDKSSSSSFFIQTFVESISFPLNTNALFHSPWSLITSMFSHAEILHLFWNMITLYWFGKILSDYTSEKKIIPLYILGGISGAIVTFLIVNTIPALAVYQSKFIMGASASVTAIIIASATLVPNVKINLLFIGPVKLLYVALFVIFIDILNISMQASLVGNLSHLGGALMGFLFIVQYKKGVDMSKGITKFLDWLSGLFKSGPKSKMNVAYKRKVSDEEYNYNKKMEQDTIDKILDKISKSGYDSLSKTEKEILFKASEKNR is encoded by the coding sequence TTGGCAAAAAAAGAACAAGCATTTTTATTAATTATGGCAAATCCAGTATTCGAAGAGCTAAAAAATAAAATAAAGAGTGGTAATCCAATTACCCGATTGATCATTATTAATATTGCTGTCTTTCTATTCTTTATTTTATTACAAATTATTTATGATGCAACCGACAAAAGCAGTTCGTCTAGTTTTTTCATACAAACATTTGTAGAAAGCATCTCCTTCCCTCTCAATACAAATGCTCTTTTTCATAGTCCATGGTCATTGATTACTAGCATGTTTAGTCATGCAGAAATTTTACATTTATTTTGGAACATGATTACTTTATATTGGTTTGGGAAAATTTTATCCGATTACACATCCGAAAAAAAAATTATTCCATTGTATATTTTAGGAGGAATCAGTGGTGCCATTGTTACATTTCTTATAGTAAACACAATTCCTGCATTAGCTGTTTACCAATCAAAATTCATAATGGGGGCATCCGCAAGTGTCACTGCGATTATAATCGCCTCAGCGACACTTGTTCCTAATGTGAAAATAAATCTCCTTTTTATTGGACCTGTTAAACTTCTGTATGTTGCTTTATTCGTAATATTTATTGACATTCTCAATATTTCAATGCAAGCATCATTAGTCGGGAACCTTTCCCACCTGGGTGGTGCATTGATGGGATTTTTATTTATTGTTCAGTATAAAAAAGGAGTAGACATGTCAAAAGGTATTACAAAATTTTTGGATTGGCTTTCGGGATTGTTTAAATCCGGCCCCAAAAGTAAAATGAATGTTGCCTACAAACGAAAAGTTTCGGATGAAGAATACAATTACAATAAAAAGATGGAGCAAGATACCATCGATAAAATTTTAGATAAAATTTCAAAATCCGGTTACGATAGTTTATCAAAAACCGAAAAAGAAATTTTATTTAAAGCAAGCGAAAAAAACAGATAA
- a CDS encoding endonuclease/exonuclease/phosphatase family protein, whose translation MEEQKKIQEEKKKRKGKRYFFNRIAMFCNHLAVIALLVSYAAPHVSPEKFWLIAFFGILYPIFLIINFLFVIYWALQIKKRALYSFLVIIVGFSSLHSYVQLTFNHTPSGSKKLITVMSYNVKVFDLYNWSSNDQTRNNMFELINIEAPGIACFQEYYHRDSSKYANTDSLLKHVNFKYYHIEYTSNIPPKQHFGIATFSNYPILHKGKVDFGYKSNNVCIYTDLLIAKDTVRVYNMHLQSIAFSKDDYKYIDDLQNDVETEDIEHSKSIINRLKRAYIKRAKQAELIHASIASSPYPVIVCGDFNDTPASYAKNKIATDLEDAFVESGNGFGRSYIGKFPSFRIDYILHSKEFESYHFRTIKEEYSDHYPIVCYLEKE comes from the coding sequence ATGGAGGAACAAAAAAAAATACAAGAAGAAAAGAAAAAAAGAAAAGGCAAACGCTATTTCTTTAATCGCATCGCCATGTTCTGCAACCATTTGGCGGTGATCGCTCTTCTTGTCTCCTACGCTGCTCCACATGTTAGTCCGGAAAAATTCTGGCTCATTGCTTTTTTCGGTATCCTTTATCCTATTTTTCTCATCATCAATTTTTTGTTTGTGATTTATTGGGCCTTACAAATAAAAAAACGGGCGCTTTATTCTTTCTTAGTGATAATTGTTGGGTTCTCCAGCTTGCACAGTTATGTTCAACTCACCTTTAATCATACACCCAGCGGTTCTAAAAAGCTAATTACGGTGATGTCGTACAATGTAAAAGTATTCGATTTGTATAACTGGAGCAGTAATGATCAAACACGTAACAATATGTTTGAGTTAATAAATATAGAAGCACCTGGTATTGCTTGCTTTCAGGAATATTATCACCGCGACAGCAGTAAATATGCCAACACAGATTCGCTTTTAAAACATGTTAACTTTAAATATTACCATATTGAATACACCAGTAATATACCACCAAAACAACATTTTGGCATTGCTACATTTAGTAATTATCCCATCCTCCATAAAGGGAAAGTGGATTTCGGATACAAAAGCAACAATGTTTGCATCTATACAGATTTATTAATTGCGAAAGATACGGTACGTGTATACAATATGCATTTACAATCCATTGCCTTTTCAAAAGATGATTATAAATACATTGACGATTTACAGAATGATGTAGAAACGGAAGACATCGAACATTCCAAAAGTATTATCAATCGACTAAAACGCGCTTATATCAAACGCGCTAAACAAGCCGAATTAATTCATGCCAGCATTGCATCCAGCCCGTATCCGGTTATTGTTTGCGGAGATTTTAATGATACACCGGCTTCCTACGCCAAAAACAAAATTGCTACAGATTTAGAGGATGCCTTTGTTGAAAGTGGAAATGGTTTCGGAAGAAGCTATATTGGAAAATTTCCTTCATTTAGAATTGATTATATTCTTCATAGTAAAGAATTTGAATCCTACCATTTCCGAACCATCAAGGAAGAATATTCAGATCACTATCCGATTGTTTGTTATTTGGAGAAGGAATAA